A window of the Lolium perenne isolate Kyuss_39 chromosome 7, Kyuss_2.0, whole genome shotgun sequence genome harbors these coding sequences:
- the LOC127318679 gene encoding uncharacterized protein, whose product MNSGNSGSPQSSSGVGEDELDSRCGGSVDSSPLSALLRLSASPSLSSSGFGATFYGLQELEASTPLSSLPQVVHQHHWSAALPASDRASASSSSSHGLPVSADTATAAPTQPVLPTPPRGSRKRTRASRRAPTTVLATDTSKFRAMVVEFTGIPSPPFAGSPVRSRFDQLLLPSHSSLRSPAAASFPPYYHLRSFAQKHQRAPFPSFPLPSTFSPAQSSIGTAPPTACSRTTAIVSGDSYRYHLLAPDPPPVGRVRSIQSPIGLQLGGGAMHPMLDPAGRGLVLSVPSQRLKDPDGFLGITPGFLGSEGDALAVQVSNPHYRDNYCHSEDQLSGLVVSGACTTTYSPVAARPHPYSSTMRKV is encoded by the exons ATGAACTCCGGCAACAGTGGCAGCCCCCAGTCGTCAAGCGGTGTCGGCGAGGACGAGCTCGACTCCAGATGCGGCGGAAGCGTGGACTCCTCCCCTCTGTCCGCGCTGCTCCGGCTGTCCGCCTCACCGTCGCTCTCCTCGTCCGGCTTCGGCGCCACATTCTACGGGCTTCAGGAACTCGAGGCGTCCACGCCGCTGTCGTCGTTGCCCCAAGTGGTGCATCAGCATCACTGGTCGGCGGCCCTCCCGGCCAGCGACCGAGCCTCGGCATCGTCCTCGTCGTCCCATGGTTTGCCGGTCTCGGCCGACACGGCAACGGCGGCACCCACTCAGCCCGTGCTACCGACGCCGCCGAGGGGGTCTAGGAAGCGGACGCGGGCGTCGCGACGCGCACCAACGACGGTGTTGGCca ctgacACCTCCAAATTCCGCGCCAtggttgtg GAATTCACCGGCATCCCCTCACCTCCCTTCGCCGGCTCGCCAGTCCGCTCCCGCTTCGACCAACTACTATTGCCCTCGCATTCCTCCCTCCGCTCACCTGCCGCCGCGTCGTTCCCCCCCTATTACCACCTCCGCTCCTTCGCGCAAAAGCACCAGCGCGCACCTTTCCCGTCCTTCCCCTTGCCCTCCACGTTCTCGCCGGCGCAGTCCAGCATTGGAACTGCGCCTCCAACCGCCTGCTCAAGAACCACGGCCATCGTATCCGGCGACAGCTACCGGTACCACCTACTCGCGCCGGATCCCCCGCCCGTGGGACGGGTTCGCTCCATCCAGAGCCCCATTGGCCTGCAGCTCGGCGGAGGCGCCATGCACCCAATGTTGGATCCAGCGGGCCGTGGCTTAGTTCTGTCCGTGCCGTCGCAGAGGCTGAAGGATCCGGACGGCTTTCTTGGCATCACGCCTGGCTTTCTGGGTTCCGAGGGGGACGCACTTGCGGTCCAAGTGTCGAACCCTCATTACCGTGACAATTATTGCCACAGCGAAGACCAGCTGTCAGGCCTGGTCGTGAGCGGCGCCTGCACGACGACCTACTCACCCGTCGCGGCAAGGCCCCACCCCTACTCGAGCACAATGCGG AAAGTATAG